From one Populus alba chromosome 17, ASM523922v2, whole genome shotgun sequence genomic stretch:
- the LOC118048721 gene encoding F-box/LRR-repeat protein 14, whose translation MDDLPDQLVWDILSRVKKTVDKNSASLACKRIYELDNEQRQSMRVGCGLDPANQALTSLCNRFPNLAKVEITYAGWMSKLGKQLDDQGLVILANNCPSLTDLRLSYCTFITDVGLRHLASCSKLSALKLNFTPRITGCGILSLVVGCKNLTILHLIRCLNVTSVEWLEYIGKLETLEDLAIKNCRALGEGDLIKLGSSWRKLKRLQFEVDANYRYMKVYDRLAVDRWQKQWIPCESMLELSLVNCIISPGRGLACMLGKCKNLEKIHLDMCVGVRDCDIIGLAKKSSNLRSISLRVPSDFSLPLLMNNPLRLTDESLKALAQNCSMLESVRISFSDGEFPSFSSFTQNGILNLIQMCPIRELALDHVYSFNDVGMEALCSAHYLETLELVRCQEISDEGLQLVGQFPRLCILRLKKCLGVTDDGLYPLSGTDKLDFLAVEDCPQISERGVQGAARSVSFRQDLSWMY comes from the coding sequence ATGGACGATTTACCAGACCAATTGGTGTGGGATATCTTGAGCAGGGTCAAGAAAACTGTAGATAAAAACTCTGCTTCACTAGCATGTAAACGTATCTACGAACTGGATAATGAACAAAGACAATCTATGAGGGTTGGTTGTGGACTAGACCCTGCAAATCAAGCCCTGACATCGCTCTGCAATAGGTTTCCTAACTTGGCAAAAGTAGAAATAACATATGCTGGTTGGATGTCTAAGTTGGGAAAGCAATTAGATGACCAAGGGCTTGTCATTCTTGCCAATAATTGTCCTTCTCTGACTGATCTGAGACTGAGCTACTGTACATTCATAACTGATGTAGGTCTTCGGCACTTGGCTTCTTGTTCCAAGCTTTCTGCCTTGAAGTTGAATTTCACTCCAAGAATCACTGGTTGTGGCATTTTATCTCTTGTTGTGGGCTGCAAGAATCTTACAATTCTTCACCTTATTCGATGCCTTAATGTTACCAGCGTTGAATGGCTTGAATACATTGGAAAGCTTGAAACACTGGAAGACCTTGCAATTAAGAATTGCAGAGCACTTGGTGAGGGTGATTTGATTAAGCTAGGATCTAGCTGGCGAAAACTAAAAAGGTTGCAGTTTGAGGTGGATGCTAATTACAGATATATGAAGGTTTATGATAGGCTAGCTGTTGATCGATGGCAAAAACAGTGGATCCCGTGTGAGTCCATGTTGGAGCTTAGCCTGGTGAATTGTATCATCAGTCCTGGGAGAGGGCTTGCTTGTATGTTGGGGAAGTGCAAGAACCTGGAGAAGATTCATTTGGACATGTGTGTTGGAGTCAGAGATTGTGACATCATAGGCTTAGCTAAAAAATCTAGTAACCTTCGCTCAATTTCACTCCGAGTTCCTTCTGATTTCTCTCTGCCACTTCTGATGAACAACCCACTGAGATTAACAGATGAGAGTCTTAAAGCCCTAGCTCAGAACTGTTCAATGCTTGAATCTGTCCGGATATCTTTTTCTGATGGGGaatttccttccttttcttcatttacACAAAACGGAATCCTTAATTTGATTCAGATGTGCCCAATTCGGGAACTTGCTCTTGACCATGTGTATTCCTTCAACGACGTTGGTATGGAAGCTCTTTGTTCAGCTCACTATCTTGAAACCTTAGAGCTTGTCAGATGCCAAGAAATCAGTGACGAGGGGCTACAGCTTGTGGGGCAGTTTCCTCGTCTGTGCATTTTacgattaaaaaaatgtttagggGTTACTGATGATGGATTGTACCCTCTTTCTGGGACAGACAAATTGGATTTCTTAGCTGTTGAAGATTGCCCTCAAATTTCTGAAAGGGGCGTTCAAGGAGCTGCAAGATCCGTGTCATTCCGGCAAGACTTATCATGGATGTATTGA
- the LOC118048716 gene encoding acetylornithine aminotransferase, mitochondrial, which produces MGSLQHFLNSPISVPFSPNLNHRRSFFLRACLNLDVHAPDSVKPKTHLKSREVMEMEGKVLVGTYARNPVVISSGKGCKLYDPEGREYLDCTSGIAVNALGHGDPDWVKAIVEQANLLTHVSNVFYSVPQVELAKRLVACSFADRVFFANSGTEANEAAIKFARKYQRFTNPEKQQATEFISFSNSFHGRTMGALALTSKEQYRFPFEPVMPGVNFLEYGDVQAATELIKSGRIAAVFVEPIQGEGGIYSATKEFLQSLRSACDDAGSLLVFDEVQCGLGRTGYLWAHEVYGVVPDIMTLAKPLAGGLPIGAALVSEKVAAAIKYGDHGSTFAGGPLVCNAAIAVLDKISKPGFLASVSKKGQYFKELLIHKLGGNSHVREVRGLGLIIGIELDVSASPLVDACRDSGLLILTAGKGNVVRLVPPLIISEQELERAAEIILECLPALDKTN; this is translated from the exons atgggttCTCTCCAGCACTTTCTCAACAGTCCGATCTCGGTCCCCTTTTCTCCAAATCTCAATCATCGCCGTTCTTTTTTCTTACGAGCATGCCTTAACCTGGACGTGCATGCACCGGATTCAGTGAAACCCAAAACCCATTTGAAAAGTCGAGAGGTTATGGAGATGGAAGGGAAGGTGTTAGTTGGGACATATGCAAGAAACCCAGTTGTGATTTCGAGTGGAAAAGGTTGTAAATTGTATGATCCCGAAGGGCGAGAGTACTTGGATTGTACTTCTGGTATTGCTGTTAATGCTCTTGGTCATGGGGATCCTGATTGGGTCAAAGCTATTGTTGAGCAAGCTAATTTGCTCACTCATGTCAGCAATGTTTTCTATTCAGTTCCTCAG GTAGAGCTTGCTAAACGTCTTGTGGCTTGTTCATTTGCCGATCGTGTTTTTTTCGCGAACTCTGGTACGGAAGCAAATGAAGCTGCTATAAAGTTTGCACGGAAGTATCAACGATTTACAAATCCTGAGAAGCAGCAAGCCACAGAGTTTATTTCATTTAGTAATAGCTTCCATGGGAGGACAATGGGGGCTCTGGCGTTGACAAGCAAGGAGCAGTATCGATTTCCTTTTGAGCCTGTCATGCCTGGAGTTAATTTCCTGGAATATGGTGACGTACAGGCTGCAACAGAACTGATTAAGTCTGGCAGGATTGCTGCTGTATTTGTAGAACCTATACAGGGTGAAGGTGGTATTTATAGTGCAACAAAGGAATTCTTACAGTCCTTACGTAGTGCTTGTGATGATGCTGGGTCTCTCCTGGTTTTTGACGAG GTCCAATGTGGCTTAGGCCGAACTGGTTATCTTTGGGCACACGAGGTATATGGTGTGGTCCCAGATATAATGACACTCGCCAAGCCTCTCGCAGGAGGTCTACCGATAGGAGCTGCATTGGTGAGTGAAAAAGTTGCAGCTGCCATAAAATATGGAGACCACGGGAGCACTTTTGCCGGTGGACCTCTTGTCTGTAACGCTGCCATTGCTGTTTTAGATAAAATATCAAAGCCAGGTTTCTTGGCCAGTGTCTCCAAGAAAGGTCAATACTTCAAAGAACTTTTAATTCACAAACTAGGAGGAAATTCACATGTGAGAGAAGTACGAGGTTTGGGACTTATAATTGGGATAGAGCTGGATGTGTCCGCTTCACCCCTCGTAGATGCCTGCAGAGATTCCGGTCTTCTAATATTAACTGCTGGAAAAGGAAATGTTGTGAGGCTGGTGCCCCCGTTGATCATCTCAGAACAAGAACTGGAGCGTGCTGCTGAGATTATACTTGAATGTCTTCCAGCACTTGACAAGACTAATTGA
- the LOC118048750 gene encoding SNF1-related protein kinase regulatory subunit gamma-1-like, with protein sequence MAGKQQVTKSSELSICDSYFENIQSRKKLPFSLQETLTAAFAEIPASSFPPVPGGKVIEILADSSVADAVSILSECNIMAAPVKKVDAGDSLDWRDRYLGIIDYSAIVLWVLESAELAAVALSATSAAAAGIGTGAVGALGAVALGLTGPVAVAGLTAAAVGAAVVGGVAAEKGAGKDASTAADNLGQDFYKVLLQEEPFKSTTVGSIIKSYRWSPFLPVTTNSSMLSILLLLSKYRLRNLPVIEPGKPHIQNFITQSAVVQGLEGCKGRDWFDCIAAQPISNVGLPFMSADEVVSVQSGELILEAFKKMKDNKIGGLPVVEGPNKKIIGNLSIRDIRHLLLKPELFSNFRQHTVMDFMNTIVSTTKGTGSVIPPITCKPDATLGSLIHALSSRSGHRIHVVNQSEEVVGVITLRDVISCFVYEPPNHFDSYFSFSTKEMLDE encoded by the exons ATGGCAGGAAAACAACAGGTTACAAAAAGTTCAGAACTTTCAATCTGTGATTCATATTTTGAGAACATACAGTCCAGAAAGAAGTTGCCATTTTCATTACAGGAGACCTTAACTGCTGCATTTGCAGAGATTCCAGCTTCATCATTCCCACCAGTTCCAGGTGGCAAAG TCATTGAAATTTTAGCGGATTCGTCGGTTGCTGATGCTGTTAGTATTTTATCTGAATGCAACATTATGGCTGCTCCTGTAAAAAAGGTAGATGCTGGAGACAGTTTGGATTGGAGAGATAGGTACCTCGGAATCATAGATTACTCAGCAATCGTCCTCTGGGTATTAGAGAGTGCTGAGCTCGCGGCTGTTGCTTTATCAGCCACTTCTGCAGCAGCTGCTGGCATAGGTACTGGAGCTGTCGGTGCTCTTGGAGCAGTAGCATTGGGTTTAACAGGTCCTGTTGCCGTTGCTGGGCTAACTGCTGCTGCAGTAGGTGCTGCTGTAGTTGGTGGTGTTGCTGCAGAAAAAGGAGCTGGAAAAGACGCCTCGACAGCCGCTGACAACTTGGGGCAGGATTTCTACAAAGTTCTTCTTCAAGAAGAACCCTTCAAGTCAACCACT GTGGGATCGATTATTAAATCATACCGCTGGTCTCCTTTTCTTCCAGTCACAACAAACAGTTCAATGTTGAGCATCTTACTTCTACTTTCAAAATATCGGCTGCGAAATTTACCTGTGATCGAGCCAGGGAAACCTCATATTCAGAACTTCATAACTCAATCTGCAGTTGTTCAAGGTCTGGAGGGATGCAAGGGAAGAGACTGGTTTGATTGCATTGCTGCACAACCTATTTCAAATGTAGGCCTTCCTTTTATGTCTGCTGACGAG GTTGTTAGTGTCCAGAGTGGTGAACTGATCTTGGAAGCtttcaagaaaatgaaagataacAAAATTGGTGGTCTTCCTGTAGTAGAGGGACCAAATAAGAAGATTATTGGAAATCTCAGCATACGGGACATCAGACACTTGCTGCTCAAGCCTGAGCTTTTCTCCAATTTCAG gCAGCATACCGTTATGGATTTCATGAACACCATCGTCTCAACAACCAAAGGAACAGGAAGCGTCATCCCACCAATTACCTGCAAGCCTGATGCAACTCTTGGTAGCTTGATCCATGCTCTTTCTTCCAGGTCAGGTCACAGGATTCATGTGGTTAACCAATCTGAAGAAGTTGTGGGCGTGATTACGCTCAGAGATGTGATCTCTTGTTTCGTGTACGAGCCCCCGAACCATTTCGATAgctacttttctttttcaacaaaAGAAATGTTGGATGAGTGA